One genomic region from Kineobactrum salinum encodes:
- a CDS encoding FG-GAP repeat domain-containing protein, with amino-acid sequence MTRYALFLAALALLAAGCGPSPAPGSADNAGTPSVAESPGEAKAADGRYISWHEHLVDDEQTNGGTAIRGADGLVMADIDRDGHLDIISAHEDSNHLRIAFGTERPDVWANVTIGQGAEVGAIEDVAVGDINDDGWPDVMAASEEAHLVYFQNPGDGARKEPWGRLIPEITQGRGSWLRVFIADMNQNGRMDILGANKGAADIIDPAGPQTAERPTSLFLIDGDPLDQSSWREQVLATQLVPNTAMPVDIDGDGDLDVLVADRLRLEMAILEVVGFEDDGNLIVQEHPIRIVPGFAAPEDWQGVSSAFQSVFADLDGDGRQDLIVAVYETPQAVPGSPLMAGLGWLQQPASLDQPWIYFPIGDTLPDFVAGIAVADIDGDGHLDVISGGYSGLNILAGGFSGASRNEDDPRVTASSTVGRIAWFRNPGDPRLGWQRHDISRRVRGMYDAFVPLDLDGDGDVDLVATRGNSGEYDGVFWLEQLRTQQPAAAFSPARTQDSRALPLPPSDWIERYEEEVTFVAPNKLEQE; translated from the coding sequence ATGACCCGTTATGCTCTGTTTCTCGCCGCGCTCGCCCTGCTTGCTGCGGGCTGCGGGCCCTCACCTGCGCCTGGATCAGCGGACAATGCCGGCACTCCCAGCGTGGCCGAATCACCCGGCGAGGCGAAAGCTGCCGACGGACGCTATATTTCGTGGCATGAACATCTGGTCGACGATGAACAAACCAATGGCGGTACCGCCATCAGGGGCGCCGACGGGCTGGTGATGGCAGACATTGACCGCGACGGACACCTCGACATCATTTCCGCGCATGAGGACTCCAATCACCTGCGCATCGCGTTTGGTACTGAACGGCCCGATGTGTGGGCGAATGTCACCATAGGGCAAGGCGCGGAGGTCGGAGCAATCGAGGATGTCGCTGTCGGCGATATCAACGACGATGGCTGGCCAGACGTGATGGCCGCGAGCGAGGAAGCGCACCTGGTCTACTTCCAGAACCCAGGCGACGGCGCGCGAAAGGAACCCTGGGGCCGGCTGATACCCGAGATCACCCAAGGCCGCGGATCCTGGCTCCGGGTGTTCATCGCCGACATGAATCAGAACGGGAGAATGGACATTCTGGGGGCCAACAAGGGCGCCGCCGATATTATCGATCCGGCCGGGCCGCAGACTGCGGAGCGCCCGACTTCCCTGTTCCTGATCGACGGCGACCCACTCGATCAGTCGAGCTGGCGCGAACAGGTGTTGGCGACGCAGCTCGTTCCCAATACCGCCATGCCGGTGGATATCGACGGTGACGGGGACCTGGACGTGCTGGTCGCCGACCGGCTGCGCCTGGAAATGGCGATACTCGAGGTAGTGGGTTTTGAGGACGACGGAAACCTCATCGTGCAGGAACATCCGATCCGGATCGTACCCGGCTTTGCGGCACCGGAGGACTGGCAGGGGGTCTCCAGCGCTTTTCAATCCGTGTTCGCGGATCTCGACGGGGACGGGCGGCAAGACCTGATCGTGGCAGTCTATGAGACGCCACAAGCTGTGCCTGGGTCGCCCTTGATGGCTGGCTTGGGCTGGCTGCAACAGCCTGCGAGCCTGGACCAGCCCTGGATCTATTTCCCGATTGGCGACACTCTGCCGGACTTTGTCGCCGGTATTGCCGTCGCCGACATCGATGGCGACGGACATCTCGACGTGATTAGCGGCGGCTACTCCGGGCTCAACATTCTGGCCGGCGGATTTTCTGGCGCTTCACGCAATGAAGATGATCCGCGTGTCACCGCCTCCTCGACTGTGGGGCGGATTGCCTGGTTCCGGAATCCGGGCGATCCGCGTCTGGGCTGGCAGCGCCACGACATATCGCGGCGGGTCCGCGGCATGTATGATGCGTTTGTCCCGCTCGACCTGGATGGTGACGGCGACGTCGATCTGGTAGCGACACGCGGCAACAGCGGCGAGTACGACGGCGTGTTCTGGCTGGAACAGCTGCGTACACAGCAGCCCGCTGCGGCATTTTCGCCGGCAAGAACCCAGGACAGCCGCGCGTTGCCACTTCCCCCATCGGACTGGATCGAAAGGTACGAAGAAGAGGTGACCTTTGTGGCTCCCAACAAACTGGAGCAGGAATGA
- a CDS encoding serine hydrolase domain-containing protein, whose translation MTLALQFRDFVKPGLAGLAQLAFVIAAGSSGGSAWAVGGDDWNSAALQSALDYARGQSTSAVVIVHRGEIIAQRYWAVTERAESRYPLFLGGQSAAGAPIEDVASLQKSVVSLLAGIALDQGLLELETPVSAYLGAGWSRAGEHEAAITVRHLLSMTSGLTPGLEHEASAGTLWRYNTRAYSQLPSVLEKVTDQDIATLTARWLTEPLGLEDTAWRERPWVTASVDANPLGLYTSASDLARIGELILARGVWDGCSLVSEDYLDAATSPSQSLNPAYGFLWWLNGYALQPPPGEAGQDVLAAAAPEDLVAAQGALGRKLYIVPSLDLVVVRLGDAAADNFNEHFWSLLMAALPARSK comes from the coding sequence ATGACGTTGGCGCTACAGTTTCGCGATTTTGTCAAGCCGGGATTGGCTGGATTGGCGCAGCTGGCCTTCGTCATCGCCGCTGGCTCATCCGGGGGATCGGCTTGGGCTGTCGGCGGCGACGATTGGAACAGTGCTGCGCTCCAGTCGGCCCTGGATTATGCGAGGGGCCAGAGCACCAGCGCCGTCGTGATCGTGCATCGAGGTGAAATCATTGCGCAGCGGTATTGGGCCGTGACAGAGCGCGCCGAATCCCGATATCCATTGTTTCTGGGCGGGCAGTCGGCGGCGGGGGCGCCGATTGAAGACGTGGCGTCGCTGCAAAAGAGTGTGGTATCGCTGCTCGCAGGCATTGCGCTGGACCAGGGATTGCTGGAGCTGGAGACACCGGTCTCCGCGTATCTGGGCGCTGGCTGGAGCCGCGCCGGTGAGCATGAGGCGGCAATCACCGTACGACATCTGTTGTCCATGACTTCCGGGTTGACGCCCGGCCTGGAGCATGAGGCATCAGCCGGTACGCTGTGGCGGTACAACACACGTGCCTATAGTCAGCTTCCCTCTGTGCTTGAAAAGGTCACCGACCAGGATATCGCGACTCTGACGGCGCGTTGGTTGACCGAACCTCTCGGGTTGGAGGATACCGCCTGGCGAGAGCGTCCCTGGGTCACGGCCAGCGTGGATGCCAACCCCTTGGGTCTCTACACTTCTGCCAGCGATCTGGCCCGCATCGGTGAGCTCATCCTGGCGCGCGGTGTCTGGGACGGTTGTAGTCTGGTGTCCGAAGACTATCTTGATGCCGCGACCTCTCCCTCGCAGAGCCTCAATCCGGCCTACGGCTTTCTGTGGTGGCTCAATGGCTACGCTTTGCAGCCGCCGCCTGGCGAGGCGGGGCAGGATGTGCTGGCCGCTGCAGCGCCGGAAGATCTGGTTGCCGCGCAAGGGGCACTGGGACGAAAACTCTACATCGTGCCGAGTCTGGATCTGGTGGTCGTGCGTCTTGGTGATGCTGCGGCGGATAACTTCAATGAACATTTCTGGTCGTTGCTGATGGCAGCGCTACCTGCGAGGTCAAAATGA
- a CDS encoding TetR/AcrR family transcriptional regulator — protein sequence MATTPKRQGSRRSKAEQRAESIEQILDAAEYLFSKNGLYGVTLRDVARHVGIHTTLVNYYFQDKRSLFDAVFARRAGTTSDRRMAALARYEEEAGANPTVVGALHAFLDTDLDLYYEGGPEWMNYAAFCARVSNTPEGGELMDVYFDPVVLRLVDILKRALPEYPEEDIFWGYHFVTGALMNTLARTGRIDRLSGACATRMISRR from the coding sequence ATGGCCACTACTCCCAAACGCCAGGGTTCCCGGCGCAGCAAGGCAGAGCAACGGGCAGAGAGCATCGAGCAGATACTCGATGCTGCCGAGTACCTGTTCTCCAAAAACGGTCTGTACGGCGTGACACTTCGGGACGTAGCCAGGCACGTCGGGATCCACACAACACTCGTCAACTACTACTTCCAGGACAAAAGGAGCCTGTTCGACGCCGTGTTCGCACGTCGAGCTGGCACGACAAGTGACCGAAGAATGGCCGCGCTTGCACGCTACGAGGAGGAGGCAGGTGCAAATCCCACCGTAGTAGGCGCACTGCATGCATTTCTCGATACCGATCTGGATCTGTACTACGAGGGCGGCCCTGAATGGATGAACTATGCGGCTTTTTGCGCCCGCGTCAGCAATACGCCGGAGGGCGGGGAGCTAATGGATGTCTACTTCGACCCGGTCGTTCTCAGACTCGTCGACATCCTGAAACGTGCCTTGCCGGAGTACCCGGAAGAGGACATATTCTGGGGCTACCACTTCGTGACAGGTGCATTGATGAATACTCTTGCGCGCACCGGTCGCATCGACCGTCTGTCGGGGGCCTGTGCCACGCGGATGATTTCCCGGCGGTGA
- a CDS encoding FAD binding domain-containing protein, producing the protein MRPLSYTASATLDEAVAGLAAGDRLLAGGTDLLPLLKADVLRASRLVDIKRAPVPDDIRRVAGHIRIGALATIAAIADHPLLEGPCSLLRQAARETATAQIRNRATLGGNLLQRPRCWYYRNSRSHCWLKGGADCPAIEGHHEHHAIFDDSPCRAIHPSDLAGCLLALNAEVVLFGLAGERSIPLREFYQPPEDERRKETVLAPDEIITGIDIPELPDNWRSIYLKAMERKTWAFALVGIAIVLQRSGDTIDEVRIAATGLAQIPRRLVYCEQALAGTAGTGDQIGAARDALGHGAHPLPDNGYKLDLARGLLERGLRTLLS; encoded by the coding sequence ATGAGACCGCTCAGCTACACTGCCAGCGCCACGCTCGATGAAGCTGTCGCCGGACTGGCCGCCGGCGACCGGCTGCTTGCCGGGGGCACGGATCTGCTGCCGCTTCTGAAGGCCGATGTGCTGCGCGCATCCCGCCTCGTCGACATCAAGCGAGCCCCTGTGCCCGATGACATCCGGAGAGTAGCGGGCCACATCCGCATTGGCGCGCTGGCGACGATAGCGGCGATTGCCGACCACCCACTGCTCGAAGGTCCCTGTTCATTGTTGCGCCAGGCAGCCAGGGAAACGGCAACCGCCCAGATTCGCAACCGTGCGACGTTGGGTGGCAATCTGCTGCAGCGGCCGCGTTGCTGGTACTACCGCAATTCCCGCAGCCATTGCTGGCTCAAGGGAGGAGCAGATTGCCCGGCGATCGAAGGGCATCATGAGCACCATGCCATTTTCGACGACAGTCCGTGCCGGGCAATCCATCCCTCTGACCTCGCCGGTTGTCTGCTGGCACTGAACGCCGAGGTCGTCCTGTTCGGCCTGGCTGGTGAGCGCAGTATACCGCTGCGCGAATTCTATCAGCCACCCGAAGACGAGCGGCGCAAGGAAACGGTACTGGCGCCCGACGAGATAATCACTGGCATCGATATCCCGGAATTGCCCGACAACTGGCGCAGTATTTACCTGAAGGCCATGGAGCGCAAGACCTGGGCATTTGCGCTGGTGGGCATCGCTATCGTGTTACAGCGCAGCGGCGACACCATTGACGAGGTGCGCATCGCCGCCACCGGTCTGGCGCAGATCCCGCGCCGGCTGGTGTACTGCGAACAGGCCCTGGCTGGCACCGCCGGTACCGGCGACCAGATAGGGGCCGCACGTGATGCTCTGGGCCACGGAGCCCACCCTCTGCCGGACAACGGCTACAAACTCGATCTCGCCCGGGGCCTGCTCGAGAGGGGACTGCGAACCTTGCTGAGCTAG
- a CDS encoding spinster family MFS transporter: MNNERAGLAVPSTQLPEADEQVKVPYASRLYRGYVLAILTIVYAFNFIDRQLLVILQEPIKAELGLSDTQLGLLTGFAFALFYVVCGIPIARWADRGVRRSIIALALTVWSVMTAVSGLANSYTHLLLARIGVGVGEAGGSPPAHSMISDIFKPGNRAVALSIYSIGIYIGILLGFALGGWIADTFGWRQAFFVVGLPGVALAVIVRLTIREPVRGWSEGAVKSSITTPPMMDVVRLLWSRKSFRNIALAASLQAFIIYGIGNWLPSYFLRNFDLSLSTVGAWMALTTGIGGGLGSFFGGWTADRFGVRDARWYLWIPAILTFFIVPVLVMILTSGSVTIALLLTAPFHFLSAAYLGSVLAVSHSLVNARMRALTSAVLFFVLNLIGLGLGPVCVGMLSDHFVSRGLATPLASALLICGVIAALWACLHYVLAANAIRQDIARLGK; the protein is encoded by the coding sequence ATGAACAATGAAAGAGCCGGTCTGGCAGTGCCCTCCACGCAGCTTCCCGAAGCGGATGAGCAGGTGAAGGTACCGTACGCGAGCCGCCTGTACCGCGGCTATGTGTTGGCCATTCTCACCATTGTCTATGCGTTCAATTTCATCGACCGACAGCTGCTGGTCATCCTGCAGGAGCCTATCAAGGCTGAGCTGGGACTTTCCGATACGCAACTGGGTCTGTTGACGGGCTTTGCGTTCGCGCTGTTCTATGTGGTTTGCGGCATTCCGATCGCCCGCTGGGCGGACAGGGGTGTGCGTCGCAGCATCATCGCATTGGCCCTGACGGTATGGAGCGTGATGACCGCCGTCAGCGGTCTGGCCAACAGTTACACCCACCTGCTGCTGGCGCGAATCGGGGTTGGTGTGGGAGAAGCCGGCGGCAGCCCGCCGGCACACTCGATGATCTCCGACATCTTCAAGCCGGGAAACCGCGCCGTCGCACTTTCCATCTACTCGATTGGCATCTATATCGGTATCCTGCTCGGGTTTGCGCTCGGTGGCTGGATTGCGGATACATTCGGATGGCGCCAGGCCTTCTTCGTGGTGGGCCTGCCCGGCGTCGCGCTCGCCGTGATCGTGCGATTGACGATACGCGAACCCGTCCGCGGCTGGTCAGAGGGAGCGGTAAAGAGCTCCATCACAACGCCACCGATGATGGACGTTGTCCGTCTGCTCTGGTCGCGCAAGTCGTTTCGCAACATTGCGCTGGCGGCCAGCCTGCAGGCATTCATCATCTATGGCATCGGCAACTGGTTGCCATCATATTTTCTGCGCAATTTTGACCTCAGCCTGAGTACCGTCGGCGCCTGGATGGCACTGACCACAGGAATCGGCGGCGGGCTCGGTTCCTTCTTCGGGGGCTGGACCGCTGACCGCTTTGGCGTACGGGACGCCCGCTGGTACTTGTGGATTCCGGCAATACTCACCTTTTTTATTGTGCCGGTGCTGGTGATGATCCTCACTTCCGGGTCCGTGACCATCGCGCTGCTGCTCACGGCGCCGTTCCATTTTCTTTCGGCAGCCTATCTGGGATCGGTGCTCGCCGTTTCCCACAGTCTGGTGAACGCCCGTATGCGGGCGCTGACGTCCGCCGTTCTGTTTTTCGTCCTGAACCTGATCGGCCTGGGGCTGGGACCCGTGTGCGTGGGGATGCTGAGCGACCATTTTGTGAGCCGCGGCCTCGCAACACCATTGGCCAGTGCTTTGTTGATCTGCGGCGTGATAGCGGCACTGTGGGCATGTCTGCACTATGTGCTAGCCGCCAATGCCATTCGCCAGGACATTGCGAGGCTGGGCAAATGA
- a CDS encoding DUF2383 domain-containing protein yields MQNSNRNDDINTLNEFLKSEMSAVETYDQCIDKKPDPAVVQQLSELRQSHAQRVDLLRERIVALGGDPTDSSGMWGSFAKLVEGGAKALGDKSMLGRLKRARIGG; encoded by the coding sequence ATGCAAAACTCCAATCGGAACGATGACATCAACACACTCAACGAATTTCTCAAGTCCGAGATGTCGGCGGTGGAAACCTACGACCAGTGTATCGACAAAAAACCGGACCCCGCGGTCGTGCAACAGCTCAGTGAGCTGCGCCAATCCCATGCCCAGCGCGTGGATCTGCTCAGGGAACGTATCGTGGCCCTGGGCGGCGATCCCACAGACAGCTCGGGCATGTGGGGAAGTTTTGCCAAACTGGTGGAAGGTGGCGCCAAGGCTCTCGGCGACAAATCCATGCTGGGGCGCTTGAAGAGGGCGAGGATCGGGGGCTGA
- a CDS encoding helix-turn-helix domain-containing protein, with amino-acid sequence MAVPDVGLLKYCETERQKEVVQAFADGGSLRAAARSLGVTRQTAQDVVRLVRKRAVAAGYSPDAQMNTPFPEGISLKRISQRRRADGELLDYWQIGEPGKEQQEALLREFCAGLASSLAPSPSTPAPPVDTDQMLSAIVIGDGHLGMLAFGEETLGEDFNIEIATADLRAAIDYLVHCAPASSEGLLVNVGDFLHMDDTSNKTPASGHALDVDLSHHRLMRIAGVLLRYAIDKMLTKFATVRVVNAAGNHDPHSARALSMFLEGIYENHARVIVEPTKGKFYFLEFGNNLIGITHGDRIPANRLAGMMTQHAAEAWGRTKYRRWWVGHIHHKRFQEMEMGCSIESFNTLAAGDAWHASMGYSAERGIEMITLHKEFGQVGRTNASLALVRAFAGGELAA; translated from the coding sequence ATGGCAGTTCCTGATGTTGGCTTGCTGAAGTATTGTGAAACCGAGCGGCAGAAGGAAGTCGTCCAAGCATTTGCCGATGGTGGCTCGTTGCGGGCCGCCGCTCGGAGTTTAGGAGTCACGCGGCAAACAGCCCAGGACGTTGTCCGCCTGGTTAGAAAACGGGCGGTGGCTGCTGGCTATTCGCCGGATGCGCAGATGAATACCCCCTTCCCGGAGGGGATCTCGTTGAAACGGATCAGCCAGAGGCGCCGCGCCGACGGTGAGTTACTGGATTACTGGCAGATAGGTGAGCCCGGCAAAGAGCAGCAGGAAGCGCTGCTTCGAGAATTCTGCGCCGGTCTCGCTTCCTCCCTCGCACCATCCCCCTCTACACCCGCACCGCCCGTCGACACAGATCAAATGCTCTCGGCCATCGTCATCGGCGATGGGCACTTAGGCATGCTCGCGTTTGGGGAGGAGACCCTCGGTGAAGACTTCAATATTGAGATCGCTACGGCAGACCTTCGGGCCGCTATTGATTACCTGGTGCATTGCGCCCCGGCCTCCTCGGAGGGGCTGTTGGTTAATGTGGGGGACTTCCTACACATGGATGACACCTCCAATAAAACACCAGCGTCCGGGCATGCGCTAGACGTCGATCTCTCCCATCACCGTCTCATGCGCATCGCTGGGGTGCTCCTTCGCTACGCCATCGACAAGATGCTGACCAAGTTCGCAACAGTGCGGGTGGTCAATGCCGCCGGCAACCATGACCCCCACAGCGCCCGCGCGCTCTCAATGTTCCTGGAAGGTATTTATGAAAACCATGCCCGCGTCATCGTCGAACCCACCAAAGGGAAATTCTACTTCCTCGAATTCGGGAACAATCTCATTGGCATTACTCATGGTGATCGGATTCCTGCTAATCGTCTGGCCGGCATGATGACCCAGCACGCTGCCGAAGCATGGGGGCGGACGAAGTACCGACGGTGGTGGGTAGGGCATATCCACCACAAGCGTTTTCAGGAAATGGAGATGGGCTGTTCCATCGAGAGTTTCAACACGCTGGCTGCCGGCGACGCCTGGCATGCGTCGATGGGCTACAGCGCGGAGCGCGGGATCGAGATGATTACGCTCCACAAAGAATTTGGCCAGGTCGGCCGGACCAACGCTTCGTTGGCACTGGTCAGGGCCTTCGCGGGCGGTGAACTAGCCGCGTAG
- a CDS encoding TonB-dependent receptor: protein MDGDVAGNEQRQAVRLEEIVVTATRRSENLQDVPIAISALSTFELERQGIENFEDFARQIPGVSFNRTTKNASTFTFRGISINTLPGGGLQNSTAVYLGDVPVSTTSAFTPDVRLFDIERVEILRGPQGTLFGSGSLAGTVRILPNEPQFNEFDAKLRVDGGLTKSDSIRQRYDGMVNIPLVDDSLAMRAVGYFRDEDGWIDNLGTGEDNANGSRDWGARGSLRWAPTDRFSAKLMVMHDVGEPGDLDFIDPQLGEDKVDTIIPGEIRTEITNYNVSFEYDFEWATLQSSTNYSDFEVKFDQDFNGILTGVFPGFIIATRTSAPALVQETKLISQSDSRLQWTVGAFYMDRELDVEALRSTDPNFLVGLHITGLDEGLFYYVPTELEERETAGFGELSWDISNDLTATVGVRYSHFRRKLTQLPGAFNQTGAVAGAVLAGGSTEIPEPTLSTGNVIGPDTFSEVTTKFALSWRPADSMTYYFTAAEGFRNALPNANAGLESQIDPNDIVIPDVADADKLWNYELGLKADWFDGMLRTNMAAYYIVWEDIQLLAVRPSDGTRFFANAGDAESMGLEVEVLARPSDNLELGLNLTLQEAEIDSITDQQAAFSGATEGSELTAPDFKMSGFVQYTWMLEDRGSLYLRADVQHVGSYPNTQPNTVGQPDTPSPVFQQLEAYENVNASLGWITDKWTLVLYGENLLDNDDLVFRQPDTAVIGNFGTLRPRTLGFRATWRL from the coding sequence GTGGACGGCGATGTGGCCGGTAACGAGCAAAGACAGGCGGTACGTCTCGAGGAAATTGTAGTCACCGCCACCCGGCGGTCAGAGAACCTGCAGGATGTGCCGATTGCGATCTCCGCCCTGTCCACCTTCGAACTGGAGCGTCAAGGCATCGAGAACTTCGAGGATTTCGCCCGCCAGATCCCCGGGGTCAGCTTCAATAGAACCACGAAGAATGCCAGCACATTTACATTTCGCGGGATTTCCATCAATACACTGCCCGGCGGCGGGCTCCAGAATTCCACTGCGGTATACCTCGGTGACGTACCGGTATCTACAACCAGCGCATTCACGCCTGACGTGCGGCTGTTTGACATAGAGCGCGTTGAAATCCTGCGCGGACCGCAGGGTACGCTGTTCGGATCCGGGTCATTGGCAGGTACGGTGCGAATTCTTCCCAATGAACCGCAGTTCAATGAGTTTGACGCGAAGCTTCGGGTGGACGGGGGGTTGACCAAAAGCGACTCCATCAGGCAGCGCTATGATGGGATGGTGAACATTCCGCTCGTGGACGATTCGCTGGCAATGCGTGCGGTCGGATATTTCCGCGATGAAGACGGCTGGATCGATAACCTCGGTACTGGCGAAGACAATGCGAACGGCAGTCGCGATTGGGGCGCGCGTGGTTCGCTGCGCTGGGCGCCAACCGACAGGTTCTCTGCGAAGCTTATGGTGATGCACGATGTAGGGGAGCCGGGAGACCTTGATTTCATTGATCCTCAATTGGGTGAAGACAAGGTCGACACTATTATTCCCGGAGAAATCCGCACGGAGATCACGAACTACAATGTCAGTTTCGAATACGACTTTGAGTGGGCGACGCTGCAGTCTTCAACGAACTATTCTGACTTCGAGGTCAAGTTTGATCAGGACTTTAATGGGATATTGACGGGCGTTTTCCCCGGTTTCATTATCGCAACCCGTACCTCTGCGCCGGCTCTGGTGCAGGAAACCAAATTGATTTCACAGAGTGATTCACGCTTGCAGTGGACAGTGGGCGCGTTCTATATGGACAGGGAGTTGGATGTGGAGGCGCTTCGCTCTACCGATCCGAACTTTCTCGTAGGTCTGCATATTACAGGACTCGACGAGGGGCTTTTCTACTACGTTCCAACTGAACTGGAGGAACGCGAGACCGCGGGGTTTGGAGAGTTGTCCTGGGACATCAGCAATGATCTGACTGCGACCGTGGGCGTGCGCTACTCGCATTTCCGCAGAAAGTTGACGCAGCTGCCGGGAGCGTTCAACCAGACTGGCGCGGTTGCCGGGGCGGTACTGGCAGGCGGCAGTACTGAGATTCCCGAGCCGACATTGTCGACCGGCAATGTGATTGGGCCGGATACGTTCAGCGAAGTGACCACCAAATTTGCGCTGAGCTGGCGACCTGCTGACAGCATGACGTATTACTTCACCGCGGCAGAGGGCTTTCGCAATGCGCTGCCCAATGCGAACGCCGGCCTGGAGAGCCAGATTGATCCCAATGACATTGTCATCCCGGATGTCGCCGACGCCGACAAGCTCTGGAACTATGAGCTTGGCCTGAAGGCTGACTGGTTCGACGGTATGCTCCGGACCAATATGGCGGCGTACTACATTGTCTGGGAAGACATCCAGCTATTGGCGGTCCGCCCGTCAGACGGAACCCGTTTCTTTGCCAACGCGGGCGATGCGGAATCGATGGGACTGGAAGTCGAGGTCCTGGCGAGACCCAGTGACAACCTGGAGCTCGGGTTGAATCTGACCCTGCAGGAAGCGGAGATCGATTCGATTACTGATCAGCAGGCAGCATTCAGCGGTGCTACCGAGGGCTCTGAGCTGACCGCACCGGATTTCAAGATGTCCGGTTTCGTTCAGTATACCTGGATGCTCGAAGACCGGGGAAGCCTCTATCTGCGCGCAGACGTCCAGCACGTTGGTTCGTATCCCAACACGCAACCCAATACCGTGGGGCAGCCAGACACACCCAGTCCGGTTTTTCAGCAACTTGAAGCCTACGAGAACGTAAACGCCAGCCTGGGTTGGATTACCGATAAATGGACCCTGGTTCTGTACGGCGAAAACCTGCTCGACAATGACGACCTTGTATTTCGTCAGCCGGACACGGCTGTCATCGGCAACTTCGGAACACTGCGACCGCGGACACTTGGGTTCAGGGCGACCTGGCGGCTCTGA
- a CDS encoding phage fiber-tail adaptor protein translates to MKDVDATLDFRINWTRWLPEESVIVASEWIVDDTLVEVTSVHNDQRATILVRGGVVGQRPLITNRITTSDGLVDDRTIRLKITQH, encoded by the coding sequence GTGAAGGACGTCGATGCGACGTTGGATTTCAGGATCAACTGGACGCGGTGGTTACCGGAAGAGTCAGTGATCGTCGCGAGCGAGTGGATCGTTGACGATACTTTGGTGGAGGTGACGTCGGTCCATAACGACCAGCGGGCGACCATCCTGGTGCGGGGAGGGGTGGTAGGGCAGCGTCCGCTTATCACCAACAGGATCACGACCTCTGATGGGCTGGTGGATGACCGGACGATTCGGTTGAAAATTACGCAACACTAA